A window from Leuconostoc mesenteroides subsp. mesenteroides encodes these proteins:
- a CDS encoding transcriptional regulator, with product MSTANCPVQSTINIVKGKFTVEILQAIHDGHNHYGMMKQRIPDINPRILATRIKDLESNGLITRERLSTNPPQIAYHFTDKALRLFKLVPEITKWYGEH from the coding sequence ATGTCAACAGCTAATTGTCCTGTACAATCCACGATTAATATCGTTAAGGGAAAATTCACCGTTGAGATTTTACAGGCTATTCACGACGGGCATAATCACTACGGTATGATGAAACAGCGTATTCCTGATATTAATCCAAGAATTTTAGCAACGAGAATAAAAGATCTCGAATCAAACGGCCTTATTACAAGAGAACGCTTATCGACTAATCCGCCACAAATTGCCTATCATTTTACGGATAAGGCATTACGTTTATTCAAACTTGTTCCCGAAATTACAAAATGGTATGGGGAGCATTAA
- a CDS encoding DUF3796 domain-containing protein, with translation MYLINGGINYVKKITRFSWILGFIGFSGFVGLYSYPQYFLLFALFSGFQNFWWYKLGSQDDERLIKNRLKAGLDAFKIAMMLLFIATIILSLFDLSYFLLYKLELFIIGITFALGTNLWAYLTYKYDRDN, from the coding sequence ATATATCTCATTAACGGAGGAATAAATTATGTCAAAAAAATAACACGATTCAGTTGGATATTGGGTTTTATAGGATTTTCTGGTTTTGTAGGTTTATATAGTTATCCGCAATATTTCCTTTTGTTCGCTTTGTTTAGCGGTTTTCAAAATTTTTGGTGGTATAAGCTTGGATCGCAAGATGATGAGCGACTTATTAAAAATCGTTTAAAAGCGGGTCTTGATGCTTTTAAAATAGCCATGATGTTGCTTTTCATTGCTACAATCATTTTGAGTTTGTTTGATTTAAGTTACTTCTTGTTATATAAATTAGAACTGTTTATAATTGGTATAACATTTGCATTAGGTACAAATTTGTGGGCATACTTGACATATAAATATGATAGAGATAATTAA
- a CDS encoding ATP-binding cassette domain-containing protein, protein MPNNSIITVQQLSKHYDNHKILENVNIDIFESDFTVIMGPSVAGKSTLLQNISTMDKPTNGKVLFNQQDLTQFTDKKLSQFRKKEIGFIFQSFNLIDHLSVLENVCLPGFLLHSKSKQQVVKCARQLLTSLRLSDQIDQAITHLSGGQKQRVAIARSLINQPKLLFADEPTGALDSTAGTEVLDSLTLNNQNGQTIVMVTHDLKAALRADRILFIKDGKIFGDRKFSPYDNDQIETRRTEITSWLEEMGW, encoded by the coding sequence ATGCCAAACAACAGTATCATTACAGTACAGCAGTTGTCTAAACACTATGACAATCACAAAATTTTAGAAAATGTGAATATAGATATTTTCGAGTCAGATTTCACTGTTATTATGGGACCATCAGTTGCGGGAAAATCAACATTATTACAAAATATTTCGACCATGGATAAGCCAACTAACGGCAAAGTGCTTTTCAATCAACAAGATTTAACGCAATTTACGGATAAAAAACTATCACAATTTAGAAAAAAAGAGATTGGGTTTATTTTTCAATCATTTAACTTGATTGATCATCTAAGTGTTTTAGAAAATGTTTGTCTGCCAGGATTCCTGCTTCACTCAAAGTCTAAGCAACAAGTGGTCAAGTGTGCGCGGCAGTTACTTACTAGCTTAAGGCTTAGTGATCAAATAGATCAAGCCATTACGCACTTATCTGGTGGTCAAAAGCAGCGTGTTGCTATTGCTAGAAGTTTAATTAATCAACCTAAGCTGCTGTTTGCTGATGAACCAACAGGCGCCCTAGATTCAACCGCTGGTACCGAGGTACTTGATAGTCTGACGTTAAACAATCAGAATGGCCAAACAATCGTCATGGTTACCCATGATTTAAAAGCTGCCCTTCGTGCCGATCGTATTTTGTTTATTAAAGATGGGAAGATTTTCGGAGATAGAAAATTTTCCCCTTATGATAACGATCAAATTGAAACAAGACGAACAGAAATTACCTCTTGGTTAGAAGAAATGGGGTGGTAA
- a CDS encoding YdcF family protein has protein sequence MGNIFDYYLSYSIFFIVISIVMSTITFLLIKKNRYRLLCGMATIATIVSYFVSLSMIVIQINNKVLTYVYLAILVLVFIPVFLLTFLSAFLFIWNGIIVWRRESHSIGNMLTLIIGILLLIIPVVFRILNRYIPNNKIIDFIENVSYSFQNYLLFWVLTFLASYMITKIVRPKFNKEYAIILGSGLINGDTVSPLLGSRIMVAANFKKRQFQKNKVPMKLIMSGGQGRDELLPEAEAMRAYAINQGVPESDILVENQSKNTYQNMLFSKQIVEENGFDLQKGIFATNDYHVFRAAGFAHLVGLNIEGIGSKTSKYFLPNALIREYIAILSNHKRFHIAFMLIIVIINALPVFID, from the coding sequence ATGGGAAATATTTTTGATTATTATCTCAGCTACTCAATATTTTTTATTGTGATATCAATTGTGATGTCGACAATAACTTTTCTTTTAATCAAGAAAAACCGTTATAGGCTTTTATGTGGTATGGCAACCATTGCAACTATTGTTAGTTATTTTGTCTCACTATCCATGATTGTTATCCAGATCAATAACAAAGTGTTAACTTATGTCTATTTAGCCATTCTGGTATTGGTTTTTATACCCGTTTTTTTATTGACATTTTTAAGCGCATTCCTATTTATCTGGAATGGTATCATAGTTTGGCGACGTGAAAGTCACTCAATTGGCAATATGTTAACTTTAATTATTGGTATTTTACTGCTAATAATTCCAGTTGTCTTTAGAATTTTGAACCGATATATTCCAAACAATAAAATTATTGATTTTATTGAAAATGTTTCATATAGTTTTCAAAATTATTTACTTTTTTGGGTTTTGACGTTTCTCGCATCTTATATGATTACAAAAATAGTTCGTCCAAAGTTTAATAAGGAATATGCTATTATTTTGGGCTCTGGGTTAATCAATGGCGATACAGTTTCACCATTGCTAGGCTCAAGAATTATGGTAGCTGCCAACTTTAAAAAACGACAATTCCAGAAGAATAAAGTGCCTATGAAACTGATTATGTCTGGTGGTCAAGGTCGAGATGAATTATTGCCGGAAGCGGAAGCTATGAGAGCTTATGCAATTAATCAAGGGGTACCAGAATCTGATATTCTAGTAGAAAATCAGTCAAAAAATACCTATCAAAATATGCTTTTTTCTAAACAAATTGTTGAAGAAAATGGATTTGATTTACAAAAAGGAATTTTTGCAACAAATGATTACCATGTGTTTAGAGCAGCTGGGTTTGCACATTTAGTTGGCTTAAACATTGAGGGTATAGGTTCTAAAACAAGTAAATATTTTTTGCCTAACGCTTTAATTCGGGAATATATAGCTATTCTTTCTAATCATAAACGGTTTCATATAGCTTTTATGTTGATCATTGTGATTATTAATGCATTACCAGTTTTTATCGATTAA
- a CDS encoding FtsX-like permease family protein: MRKIIKSLILGQKTFMITIALLIFLSALTSMTIITAYRANISQYQSVYRRDKLPDVIVKVDNDHDITANLKKLTNVKGVVSNAGIVSQVMDKNNENVALFISNKSTNIHLKTPDKHKIILSSYLKSNGAFKVGDIFYIGQQRLMVQGFYDDYLLGSPLFKYKQGIVSQETLQTLQQQKGQQKSQLTYVNVLKTTKNSNAVLSDYQDRLQTDIIYNKNYIQKAYTMLPTIVALVIILVAMFLFGICLFVMRFALLSGIEKDRQKIATFKTLGVTNQQVNLAYILSYLGSNLVGLVVATLVSFWTSNLVFRFFWQLNGLTHAQHVSINIAVVLVIAMIMMGFSIAIILLSLKPIKSISPTAAFQGGQSKNAPSSRGHLSLTKSSMPLQIVLAFKDYRQKVGHYMTFTLVISLFVFLSLMIMTLNQGFKGKTNDLLGLPTVDLMMRTPNNSVRNEVLKNISTVTPIKSSGYNQETKILLKDEAVPVHRYSQIPHEIKLLAGHQPKQPNDLLISNSLMKTLHLSIGQTVRVKTATVNNKQLTIVGTYQTINNLGQEAYGLIDTSLPITSTYINLKNTTNKDKLLNRFSHGNVQLIDTSASTQNLTTSVQRAVEVLANVILLLTLIVSGLFVYLVSYLTIETEKRQLALKKMLGFTNKELRSQYLLRAGFALTLGIVLSLMLNKLIGSTLLNKLVSLGGLTKLNVQLPLSYNLFIIALLIFESSLIVLVASRRITKIEIGDFL, encoded by the coding sequence ATGCGGAAAATCATCAAATCACTCATTTTAGGGCAGAAAACCTTTATGATAACTATTGCTTTATTAATTTTTCTGTCGGCGCTGACAAGTATGACCATAATAACTGCTTATCGTGCTAATATTTCTCAATATCAATCAGTTTATCGTAGAGATAAATTACCTGATGTAATCGTCAAAGTAGACAATGATCATGATATAACAGCTAATCTAAAAAAACTTACAAACGTTAAAGGCGTTGTGTCTAATGCAGGCATCGTATCACAAGTCATGGACAAAAATAACGAAAATGTTGCGTTATTTATTTCGAATAAGAGCACAAATATTCATTTAAAAACGCCGGATAAGCATAAAATAATATTATCTTCCTATCTCAAATCAAATGGTGCTTTTAAAGTTGGTGACATTTTTTATATTGGACAACAACGGCTAATGGTACAAGGCTTTTATGATGATTATTTACTCGGCAGTCCATTGTTCAAATATAAGCAAGGGATTGTATCTCAAGAGACTTTACAAACTTTACAGCAACAAAAGGGACAACAGAAAAGTCAATTGACGTATGTCAATGTTCTGAAAACGACTAAAAACAGTAATGCGGTATTATCAGATTATCAGGACCGATTACAAACGGATATTATCTATAATAAAAATTATATTCAAAAAGCTTATACAATGTTACCAACAATTGTAGCCCTCGTCATTATTTTAGTAGCAATGTTTTTATTTGGGATTTGTTTATTTGTTATGCGCTTTGCCTTACTATCAGGCATTGAAAAAGATCGTCAGAAGATTGCAACATTCAAGACGCTCGGGGTAACTAATCAGCAAGTTAACTTGGCATATATTTTGTCTTATTTAGGCAGTAATCTTGTTGGGCTAGTTGTCGCTACGTTGGTTAGTTTTTGGACTAGCAATCTTGTATTCAGGTTTTTCTGGCAGTTAAATGGTCTGACGCATGCACAGCATGTGTCGATTAATATTGCCGTTGTATTAGTCATTGCAATGATTATGATGGGATTCTCAATAGCGATTATTTTATTATCACTCAAACCAATTAAATCAATTTCACCGACAGCAGCTTTTCAAGGTGGTCAGAGTAAAAATGCACCAAGTAGTAGGGGCCATTTAAGTTTGACTAAAAGTAGTATGCCACTACAAATAGTTTTAGCATTTAAAGACTATAGACAAAAAGTTGGTCATTATATGACTTTCACTTTAGTGATTAGCTTATTTGTGTTTTTGAGTTTAATGATTATGACGCTCAATCAAGGGTTTAAAGGAAAAACTAATGATTTATTGGGTTTGCCGACTGTTGATTTGATGATGCGCACGCCAAACAATAGCGTGCGAAATGAAGTATTAAAAAATATAAGTACGGTAACACCAATTAAATCCAGTGGTTATAACCAAGAAACTAAAATTCTTCTCAAAGATGAAGCCGTACCAGTACATCGATATAGTCAAATACCGCATGAAATAAAGTTATTAGCAGGACACCAGCCTAAACAACCAAATGATCTATTGATATCAAATAGTCTCATGAAAACATTACATCTCAGTATTGGTCAAACTGTTCGCGTCAAAACGGCAACCGTTAATAATAAACAGCTGACAATCGTTGGTACGTATCAAACAATTAACAACTTAGGACAAGAAGCCTACGGGTTGATCGATACAAGCTTACCAATAACATCAACCTATATTAATTTAAAAAATACAACTAACAAAGATAAATTACTAAATCGTTTTTCACATGGTAATGTACAGTTGATTGATACAAGCGCAAGCACACAAAATTTAACTACGAGTGTTCAACGTGCAGTAGAAGTGTTGGCTAATGTCATTTTATTGCTAACACTTATTGTTTCTGGTTTGTTTGTTTATCTTGTCAGTTATCTGACGATTGAAACAGAAAAACGTCAATTAGCGTTGAAAAAAATGTTAGGCTTCACCAACAAGGAATTAAGGAGTCAGTATTTACTCAGAGCAGGATTTGCATTGACTTTAGGTATTGTTCTGAGCCTTATGCTTAATAAACTTATTGGGTCTACCTTATTAAACAAATTAGTGAGCTTAGGTGGACTAACAAAACTCAACGTACAATTACCATTATCATATAATCTATTCATTATTGCATTGTTGATTTTTGAAAGTAGTTTGATTGTTTTAGTCGCAAGCCGACGAATAACAAAGATTGAAATTGGAGATTTTTTATGA
- a CDS encoding DUF1093 domain-containing protein → MKKISLIIAGVLTLSLVIGLAIQAGNYYNNTYQTSKAYTKAPLKVPDREETKDDSGKVIKGSYSYQYHFEFVTTEGTKKSIAFELSGENVTPFKPGEFLEAEVSNTRVVYGPNGIKQSKIPKSVLKKISVIE, encoded by the coding sequence ATGAAAAAGATTAGTTTAATCATTGCAGGCGTATTGACATTAAGTTTAGTGATTGGTCTAGCAATACAGGCAGGTAATTATTATAACAACACTTACCAGACATCAAAGGCGTATACAAAGGCTCCATTAAAGGTTCCTGATCGTGAAGAAACAAAAGATGACAGTGGCAAGGTAATTAAAGGGTCTTACAGTTATCAGTACCATTTTGAATTTGTGACCACTGAAGGTACTAAAAAAAGCATCGCTTTTGAACTCTCTGGAGAAAATGTGACACCATTTAAGCCAGGGGAATTTTTAGAAGCGGAGGTATCGAATACCAGAGTTGTATATGGTCCGAATGGAATTAAACAAAGTAAAATCCCAAAATCAGTGTTAAAAAAGATTTCAGTAATTGAATAG
- a CDS encoding MFS transporter, producing MTSLQKRGLTLLVGSQLLIMLGIGLIIPVEPYIKEDMGLTATDMGVMAALFAAVQFIASPIIGRLSDKFARVPLIAIGLLLFSISEGLFALGIGHALWHLNVARALGGLAAALSIPSITALASDMTTSSNRAKVIGWLSAAFSGGIILGPGVGGVLANIDHKLPFFGSAILGAISFLIFIIFMPKENQLRNKQIDTVSNHTKTPKNNFWSLALVMLLTMILVSSFGLAAFENMFSLYFHDVRGFNLNEIAFFLIVNGFLSLIFQVVFFDKLVQLMGELMIIRLSFLLGFISIIWILVAQQKWEVFVATLIVFVGFDILRPAITTLLSHISNSQQGFINGLNMSLTSVGNIFGPILGGILLDLNSNLPYIFVAIILALATFLTFTIRFKIIHDYTD from the coding sequence ATGACGTCGCTTCAAAAACGAGGTTTGACATTACTTGTTGGTTCACAACTTTTAATCATGTTAGGAATCGGATTAATCATTCCTGTGGAGCCATATATTAAAGAAGATATGGGACTCACTGCCACAGATATGGGAGTCATGGCAGCATTATTTGCTGCTGTGCAATTCATAGCCTCGCCTATCATTGGCCGCCTGTCAGACAAATTTGCTCGTGTTCCCTTAATCGCTATTGGATTGTTACTTTTCTCTATTTCTGAGGGACTATTTGCTTTAGGAATAGGGCATGCTCTTTGGCATTTAAATGTGGCACGAGCTTTGGGTGGCCTAGCTGCTGCATTGTCTATCCCTTCTATTACTGCATTAGCATCCGACATGACTACCAGTTCAAATCGTGCCAAGGTTATTGGTTGGTTATCAGCCGCCTTTAGTGGTGGAATTATTTTAGGCCCTGGCGTGGGAGGGGTTTTAGCGAATATTGACCATAAATTACCTTTTTTTGGATCTGCTATTTTAGGAGCTATTTCTTTTCTAATTTTTATTATCTTCATGCCGAAAGAAAATCAATTACGCAATAAACAAATAGATACTGTCTCTAACCATACAAAAACTCCAAAAAATAATTTTTGGAGTTTAGCTTTAGTTATGTTGCTCACTATGATTTTAGTTTCTTCCTTTGGACTAGCAGCTTTTGAAAATATGTTTAGTCTATATTTTCATGACGTGCGCGGATTTAATCTTAACGAGATAGCATTTTTTCTAATTGTTAATGGGTTTTTATCGCTTATTTTCCAAGTTGTTTTCTTCGATAAGCTGGTACAATTGATGGGCGAATTAATGATTATAAGGCTCAGCTTTCTTTTAGGGTTTATTTCAATTATTTGGATTTTAGTTGCACAACAAAAGTGGGAAGTATTCGTTGCAACATTGATAGTTTTCGTTGGATTTGATATTTTACGTCCTGCGATAACAACGCTTTTATCTCATATTAGCAATTCTCAACAAGGATTTATTAATGGACTAAATATGTCTTTAACTAGTGTAGGAAATATTTTTGGACCCATTCTCGGGGGCATTCTGTTAGATCTTAATAGTAATTTGCCTTATATATTTGTTGCTATAATCTTAGCTCTAGCTACATTTCTTACTTTTACAATTAGGTTTAAAATTATTCATGACTATACTGATTAG
- a CDS encoding PhzF family phenazine biosynthesis isomerase: MVDVYVVSAFSKNNAGGNKAGLVFDRPDLTSAQKMAIAKELGYAETAFITESRSADFRLEYFTPTEEVPLCGHATIATFAFLNLTNKLSKSDYTIETKSGILSMKVDTDGRVFMEQNVPTYSKELTSDSFNKCLDIDSIDSKPDFKVMAALSKEQNVVGVHAFSLEASESKITTICRNFAPLYDIDEESATGTSNCALACYLFKYVEKKSVSV; this comes from the coding sequence GTGGTCGATGTATATGTTGTAAGTGCTTTTAGTAAGAACAATGCTGGCGGCAATAAAGCTGGGCTTGTTTTCGATAGACCTGATTTAACTTCTGCTCAAAAAATGGCAATTGCCAAAGAATTAGGATATGCCGAAACGGCTTTTATAACTGAATCAAGGTCAGCAGACTTTCGTTTAGAGTATTTCACACCTACGGAAGAAGTACCACTTTGTGGACATGCTACCATTGCAACATTCGCTTTTCTGAACTTGACAAATAAACTATCTAAAAGTGACTATACAATAGAAACAAAGTCGGGTATTTTATCTATGAAAGTTGACACTGACGGCAGGGTATTTATGGAACAAAATGTACCTACTTATTCCAAGGAGCTTACATCAGATTCATTTAATAAATGTTTAGATATAGACTCAATTGACTCAAAACCTGATTTCAAAGTTATGGCTGCCTTAAGTAAAGAGCAAAATGTAGTTGGTGTTCATGCATTCTCACTTGAAGCAAGTGAGAGCAAAATTACTACGATTTGTAGAAATTTTGCACCTCTTTATGATATCGATGAAGAATCAGCAACAGGTACATCTAATTGTGCTTTGGCTTGTTATCTATTTAAATATGTAGAAAAGAAATCAGTATCAGTTTAA
- a CDS encoding helix-turn-helix domain-containing protein, whose product MALVKTNIKTYRTIKDLTQEDLANLVGVRRETIMRLENAKYNPSLELAVNIAKELDTTIEKLFYFE is encoded by the coding sequence ATGGCCCTAGTAAAGACAAATATAAAAACATATAGAACCATTAAAGACTTAACACAAGAAGATTTAGCAAATCTAGTAGGTGTTCGTCGGGAAACAATTATGCGATTAGAAAATGCGAAGTACAATCCGTCGCTAGAATTAGCTGTCAATATTGCTAAAGAACTCGATACCACAATTGAAAAATTGTTTTATTTTGAATAA